From one Tsukamurella tyrosinosolvens genomic stretch:
- a CDS encoding DUF167 domain-containing protein yields MSPRTVTCTIKPGSRKGPAVEIDDAGALTLFVREPATEGKANKAAAELLASHLGVPKSRVRLVAGQTSRLKRFAVDD; encoded by the coding sequence ATGAGCCCGCGCACCGTGACCTGCACGATCAAGCCGGGGAGCCGCAAGGGCCCCGCCGTGGAGATCGACGATGCCGGCGCGCTCACCCTGTTCGTGCGCGAGCCGGCCACCGAGGGGAAGGCGAACAAGGCCGCCGCCGAGCTGCTCGCCTCCCACCTCGGGGTGCCGAAGTCGCGCGTCCGGCTGGTCGCCGGGCAGACCAGCCGCCTCAAGCGCTTCGCCGTCGACGACTGA